In Streptomyces sp. NBC_01707, a genomic segment contains:
- a CDS encoding lipoprotein codes for MVRNSVRGTVTAVLVAVSMAVTGCTSSAQDDGGSGRKAAPKPRAEARSATKGGSVGGSGSACALPVTFDLASSWKPEAVQLGADDALNELARQGPLTLVCEIDAKPAGSIGFLRVWTGDRADRTPRQVLEAFLADEPNAGKITYTDTEAGTLPATEVGYTISSELLDGPQKKRAFAVSTPHGPVVVHLGGLDSAEHEEMLPAYELAKRTVRLG; via the coding sequence GTGGTGCGCAATTCCGTACGGGGCACGGTCACGGCGGTGCTGGTGGCGGTGTCGATGGCGGTCACCGGCTGCACGTCGTCCGCCCAGGACGACGGCGGAAGCGGCCGGAAGGCGGCCCCGAAGCCGCGGGCCGAGGCCCGGAGCGCGACCAAGGGCGGCAGCGTCGGAGGCTCCGGTTCTGCCTGCGCCCTGCCTGTCACCTTCGACCTCGCGTCGTCCTGGAAGCCGGAGGCCGTACAGCTCGGTGCGGACGACGCGCTGAACGAGCTGGCCCGACAGGGCCCGCTCACGCTCGTCTGCGAGATCGACGCGAAACCCGCCGGGAGCATCGGCTTCCTGCGTGTGTGGACCGGCGACCGCGCCGACCGCACCCCGCGCCAGGTCCTGGAGGCGTTCCTGGCTGACGAGCCGAACGCCGGCAAGATCACTTACACCGACACCGAGGCCGGCACCCTTCCCGCGACGGAGGTCGGGTACACGATCAGCAGCGAGCTGCTCGACGGGCCGCAGAAGAAGCGGGCGTTCGCCGTCTCCACCCCACACGGGCCGGTCGTGGTGCATCTGGGCGGGCTGGACTCGGCGGAGCACGAGGAGATGCTCCCGGCGTACGAGTTGGCGAAGCGGACCGTACGGCTCGGCTGA
- a CDS encoding ABC-F family ATP-binding cassette domain-containing protein — MAVNLVNVEQVSKVYGTRALLDGVSLGVSEGDRIGVVGRNGDGKTTLIRMLAKLEEADTGRVTHSGGLRLGVLTQHDSLDPEATVRHEVIGDLADHEWAGDAKIRDVLTGLFGGLDLPGFELGLDTVIAPLSGGERRRIALAKLLIAEQDLIVLDEPTNHLDVEGISWLARHLQSRRSALVCVTHDRWFLDQVCTRMWDVQRGTVHEYEGGYSDYVFARAERERIAATEESKRQNLMRKELAWLRRGAPARTSKPRYRIEAANELIADVPPPRDTSELMKFANARLGKTVFDLEDVTVQAGPKTLLTHLTWHLGPGDRIGLVGINGAGKTSLLRALAEAARTQGEEQPAAGKIVVGRTVKLAYLSQEVSELKPNLRVLEAVQQVRDRVDLGKGREMTAGQLCEQFGFSKEKQWTPVGDLSGGERRRLQILRLLMDEPNVLFLDEPTNDLDIETLTQLEDLLDGWPGSMIVISHDRFFIERTTDRVMALLGDATLRMLPRGIDEYIERRQRMEEAAVPASAPAAGKETPAAAAVSPQAARAAKKELQKIERQLDKMSSRETTLHAQIADNATDFEKVAKLDAELRELVAERDELEMRWLELAADA; from the coding sequence ATGGCCGTCAATCTGGTCAATGTCGAGCAGGTCAGCAAGGTGTACGGCACCCGTGCCCTGCTCGACGGTGTGTCCCTCGGTGTGTCCGAGGGGGACCGGATCGGTGTCGTCGGCCGTAACGGCGACGGCAAGACGACCCTCATCCGGATGCTCGCCAAGCTGGAGGAGGCGGACACCGGCCGCGTCACCCACAGCGGTGGCCTGCGTCTCGGTGTCCTCACGCAGCACGATTCGCTCGACCCGGAGGCGACGGTCCGCCACGAGGTCATCGGCGATCTCGCCGACCACGAGTGGGCGGGCGACGCCAAGATCCGTGACGTGCTGACCGGGCTCTTCGGCGGGCTGGACCTGCCCGGCTTCGAACTCGGCCTGGACACCGTCATCGCCCCGCTCTCCGGCGGCGAGCGGCGCCGGATCGCGCTCGCCAAGCTGCTCATCGCCGAACAGGACCTGATCGTCCTCGACGAGCCGACCAACCACCTCGATGTCGAGGGCATCTCCTGGCTGGCCCGGCACCTGCAAAGCCGGCGCTCGGCCCTGGTCTGCGTCACCCACGACCGGTGGTTCCTCGACCAGGTCTGTACGCGCATGTGGGACGTCCAGCGCGGCACGGTCCACGAGTACGAGGGCGGCTACAGCGACTACGTGTTCGCCCGGGCCGAGCGGGAGCGGATCGCCGCCACCGAGGAGTCCAAGCGGCAGAACCTGATGCGTAAGGAGCTGGCCTGGCTGCGGCGCGGCGCCCCCGCCCGTACGTCGAAGCCGCGCTACCGCATCGAGGCCGCCAACGAGCTGATCGCCGATGTGCCGCCGCCGCGTGACACCAGCGAGCTGATGAAGTTCGCCAACGCACGGCTCGGCAAGACCGTCTTCGACCTGGAGGACGTGACCGTCCAGGCCGGACCCAAGACGCTGCTCACCCACCTCACCTGGCACCTCGGCCCCGGCGACCGGATCGGCCTGGTCGGGATCAACGGCGCGGGCAAGACCTCACTGCTGAGGGCGCTCGCCGAGGCGGCCCGCACCCAGGGCGAGGAGCAGCCCGCGGCCGGGAAGATCGTCGTCGGCAGGACCGTCAAGCTCGCCTACCTCTCCCAGGAGGTCAGCGAACTCAAGCCGAACCTGCGGGTGCTGGAGGCCGTGCAGCAGGTACGGGACCGGGTCGACCTCGGCAAGGGCCGGGAGATGACCGCGGGCCAGCTCTGCGAGCAGTTCGGCTTCTCGAAGGAGAAGCAGTGGACCCCGGTGGGCGACCTGTCGGGCGGTGAGCGGCGACGGCTGCAGATCCTGCGGCTGCTGATGGACGAGCCGAACGTTCTCTTCCTCGACGAGCCCACCAACGACCTCGACATCGAGACCCTGACCCAGCTGGAAGACCTCCTCGACGGCTGGCCGGGATCGATGATCGTGATCTCCCACGACCGGTTCTTCATCGAGCGGACCACGGACCGGGTGATGGCGCTGCTCGGTGACGCCACGCTGCGGATGCTGCCGCGCGGTATCGACGAGTACATCGAGCGCAGGCAGCGGATGGAGGAGGCGGCCGTACCCGCCTCGGCGCCCGCCGCGGGGAAGGAGACGCCGGCCGCCGCCGCGGTCTCGCCGCAGGCCGCACGCGCCGCCAAGAAGGAACTGCAGAAGATCGAGCGGCAGCTCGACAAGATGTCGAGCAGGGAGACCACCCTGCACGCGCAGATCGCCGACAACGCCACGGACTTCGAGAAGGTGGCGAAGCTCGACGCGGAACTGCGGGAACTGGTCGCGGAGCGCGACGAGTTGGAGATGCGCTGGCTGGAACTGGCCGCGGACGCCTGA
- a CDS encoding PQQ-binding-like beta-propeller repeat protein codes for MAQPPDRQPPQGSFGAPYDPPPESDRPSPPPGYGSAPPPGQAAGPYGAPVQPGPYGTPAQPGPYGVPQPGPYGAPMQPGPYSAPTQPGPYGAPTQPGPYGAPSQPGPYGRPSSRQPGYGYPQQSQYQQPPRPGGGGFFRGRRGAVVGAVLAVVLLAGGGIWLAASGDDWSKPTANASTDPGPGPDGGGDGKAEDQGTHDLRAEADALNAKRRTGEAKILWLQEGGVDLPRNGSDVYGPWIVGDTVVKAMFRTVTGYSVTDGRRKWSLRLPSSLCAAPSQPTADGKIVFGIKTGTADDALCNSLQMADLTTGKAGWRKTYRRQGAWDLLSDVSMAINGDTVTVGRTSRTDAFRVSDGAVLFGELPGNCQPFGFASGPVAIAATSCQTAADDHKEQQVQRIDPVTGKVRWTYKVKKGWEVAQFYSVNPLVVSLKQADKWAIIVLNENGTYRSQLVGGTEEYGTKCGGDLLTEGKNLDNCLGVAADERTVYLATKPPEDDLTPTNKVVAFDLNTGQAKWKAAAPAGQTFMPVRTEGGRLLMYLAAGKNKGGGIASLPQTGGTPQMVLRHPAAAATVERGFFDSRVAYRNGRCILMHARISGIDDEDEKSMKSMAAFGS; via the coding sequence ATGGCCCAGCCGCCCGACCGGCAACCGCCGCAGGGAAGCTTCGGTGCTCCGTACGATCCACCGCCGGAATCGGACCGGCCGTCGCCACCGCCCGGATACGGCTCCGCGCCGCCGCCCGGTCAGGCCGCGGGACCGTACGGAGCGCCGGTACAGCCGGGCCCGTACGGCACACCCGCTCAGCCGGGTCCGTACGGCGTTCCGCAGCCCGGGCCGTACGGTGCGCCCATGCAGCCCGGGCCGTACAGCGCGCCCACGCAGCCCGGGCCTTACGGCGCGCCCACGCAGCCGGGGCCGTACGGTGCGCCCTCTCAGCCCGGGCCGTACGGCCGTCCGTCGTCGCGGCAGCCCGGATACGGATACCCGCAGCAGTCGCAGTATCAGCAGCCCCCGCGGCCGGGCGGCGGAGGGTTCTTCAGGGGCCGGCGCGGTGCGGTCGTCGGAGCCGTGCTGGCGGTGGTGCTGTTGGCCGGCGGTGGCATCTGGCTCGCCGCGAGCGGCGACGACTGGTCGAAGCCCACGGCGAACGCGAGCACCGACCCCGGGCCCGGACCCGACGGCGGGGGCGACGGCAAGGCGGAGGACCAGGGCACGCACGACCTCCGTGCCGAAGCCGACGCGCTCAACGCCAAGCGCAGGACGGGCGAGGCGAAGATCCTCTGGCTCCAGGAGGGCGGCGTCGACCTGCCGCGCAACGGCTCGGACGTGTACGGCCCCTGGATCGTCGGCGACACCGTCGTCAAGGCCATGTTCCGGACGGTCACCGGCTACTCCGTCACCGACGGCCGCCGGAAATGGAGTCTTCGTCTGCCGTCGAGTCTGTGCGCGGCGCCTTCGCAGCCCACCGCCGACGGCAAGATCGTCTTCGGGATCAAGACCGGCACCGCGGACGACGCGCTCTGCAACTCCCTCCAGATGGCCGACCTCACGACCGGCAAGGCCGGCTGGCGCAAGACATACCGGCGCCAGGGCGCCTGGGACCTGCTGTCCGACGTCTCGATGGCGATCAACGGTGACACCGTGACCGTGGGGCGCACCAGCCGGACGGATGCCTTCCGGGTCAGCGACGGTGCGGTGCTCTTCGGGGAACTGCCGGGCAACTGCCAGCCGTTCGGCTTCGCCAGCGGCCCTGTGGCGATCGCCGCCACCAGTTGCCAGACCGCGGCCGATGACCACAAGGAGCAGCAGGTGCAGCGGATCGATCCGGTCACCGGAAAGGTCCGGTGGACGTACAAGGTCAAGAAGGGCTGGGAGGTCGCACAGTTCTACTCGGTCAACCCGCTGGTCGTCTCGCTGAAGCAGGCGGACAAGTGGGCGATCATCGTGCTCAACGAGAACGGCACCTACCGGTCCCAACTGGTCGGCGGGACCGAAGAATACGGGACGAAGTGCGGCGGTGACCTCCTCACCGAGGGCAAGAACCTCGACAACTGCCTGGGGGTGGCGGCCGACGAGCGGACGGTCTATCTGGCGACCAAGCCACCCGAGGACGACCTCACCCCCACCAACAAGGTCGTCGCCTTCGATCTGAACACCGGTCAGGCGAAGTGGAAGGCCGCGGCCCCGGCCGGACAGACCTTCATGCCGGTACGGACGGAGGGCGGCAGGCTGCTGATGTATCTCGCCGCCGGCAAGAACAAGGGCGGCGGCATCGCGTCCCTCCCGCAGACCGGTGGCACACCGCAGATGGTGCTGCGGCACCCGGCGGCAGCCGCCACGGTCGAGCGCGGCTTCTTCGATTCCAGGGTCGCCTACCGGAACGGGCGTTGCATCCTCATGCACGCGAGGATCAGCGGGATCGACGACGAGGACGAGAAGTCGATGAAGTCGATGGCGGCCTTCGGCAGCTGA
- a CDS encoding PQQ-binding-like beta-propeller repeat protein yields the protein MTQPPSQQPPQGGFGAPQEPPQGSPQPATPGQPPQGQPPAQPPQMPAAPPTPPPAQPGYGYPQAPAQAPGYGYPQQPGPYNQPGPYGQQPGPYGQQPGPYAQQPGPYGQQPQPGYGYPQQQYPGAPIPGGPGGTGGGNPFKGKPAVIIGAAVAAAIVVAGGVFLATGGGDDDKKPVAQESTDGKAPSGSPSVDEGDGNGAGRPGDDDLNVGRKPGEAKVLWLQKNDVDLPRNGADVYGPWVVGDTVVKGMYRAVSGYSVADGKRKWTLKLPADMCAAPSQTTTDGKIVVGVKNGTTDKADCSDLQMIDLNTGKAGWKKSIKKNGIWDMMSDISLAISADTVTVGRTSNSNAYRVSDGKELFGKPAGNCQPFAFAGGPKLIAASSCRTDDLDNPQHQIQEIDAATGKPKWTYRPARGWEIDRVYSVSPLVVSLTQREKKKWSILAIKENGTLRSQLVGDKGDKFAPDCGSAFAIFGKSLDGCVGVAADANTFYMATEPDSSGTARTNKVVAFNLNTGKPKWKASAPAEQTVKPLRMEGGNVLLYVEAGYNKGGGIATLAPTGGTPQMLLRHPESTSQIESSFYNAKVVYAGGRSFIASGRVSASNDKEELETKTMMAFGK from the coding sequence ATGACCCAGCCGCCCAGCCAGCAACCGCCGCAGGGAGGCTTCGGCGCTCCGCAGGAGCCGCCGCAGGGGAGTCCTCAGCCCGCGACGCCCGGGCAGCCGCCGCAGGGTCAACCGCCTGCCCAGCCGCCGCAGATGCCTGCCGCGCCGCCGACGCCGCCGCCCGCACAGCCGGGTTACGGCTACCCGCAGGCGCCGGCCCAGGCCCCCGGTTACGGCTACCCGCAGCAGCCGGGTCCGTACAACCAGCCCGGACCGTACGGCCAACAGCCGGGCCCCTACGGCCAGCAGCCGGGACCGTACGCCCAACAGCCGGGCCCCTACGGCCAGCAGCCGCAGCCCGGCTACGGCTACCCGCAACAGCAGTACCCCGGCGCCCCGATACCGGGCGGCCCCGGCGGTACGGGCGGTGGCAACCCCTTCAAGGGGAAGCCCGCAGTGATCATCGGTGCGGCGGTCGCCGCCGCGATCGTCGTCGCCGGTGGCGTGTTCCTCGCGACCGGCGGCGGTGACGACGACAAGAAGCCCGTCGCGCAGGAGAGCACGGACGGCAAGGCGCCGAGCGGTTCGCCCTCCGTCGACGAGGGCGACGGCAACGGCGCCGGACGACCTGGCGATGACGACCTCAACGTCGGACGCAAGCCGGGCGAGGCCAAGGTCCTCTGGCTGCAGAAGAACGACGTCGACCTGCCGCGCAACGGCGCGGACGTGTACGGCCCCTGGGTCGTCGGCGACACCGTCGTCAAGGGCATGTACCGCGCGGTCTCCGGTTACTCGGTCGCCGACGGCAAGCGGAAGTGGACGCTGAAGCTGCCCGCCGACATGTGCGCCGCGCCTTCGCAGACCACCACCGACGGCAAGATCGTCGTCGGGGTCAAGAACGGCACCACCGACAAGGCGGACTGCTCGGACCTCCAGATGATCGACCTCAACACCGGCAAGGCCGGCTGGAAGAAGTCGATCAAGAAGAACGGCATCTGGGACATGATGTCGGACATCTCCCTCGCCATCAGCGCGGACACCGTCACGGTCGGCCGGACCAGCAACTCCAACGCCTACCGGGTCAGCGACGGCAAGGAGCTGTTCGGCAAGCCGGCGGGCAACTGCCAGCCGTTCGCCTTCGCCGGGGGCCCCAAGCTGATCGCCGCCTCCAGTTGCCGCACCGACGACCTCGACAACCCCCAGCACCAGATCCAGGAGATCGACGCGGCCACCGGCAAGCCCAAGTGGACGTACCGGCCGGCCCGTGGCTGGGAGATAGACCGGGTCTACTCGGTGAGCCCGCTCGTCGTCTCGCTGACCCAGCGAGAGAAGAAGAAGTGGAGCATCCTCGCCATCAAGGAGAACGGCACGCTCCGTTCCCAGCTGGTCGGTGACAAGGGTGACAAGTTCGCACCGGACTGCGGCAGCGCCTTCGCCATCTTCGGCAAGTCGCTGGACGGCTGTGTCGGTGTCGCCGCCGACGCCAACACCTTCTACATGGCGACCGAACCCGACTCCAGCGGTACCGCCCGTACGAACAAGGTCGTCGCGTTCAACCTGAACACCGGCAAGCCGAAGTGGAAGGCCTCGGCTCCCGCCGAGCAGACCGTGAAGCCGCTGCGGATGGAGGGCGGCAACGTGCTGCTCTACGTGGAGGCCGGGTACAACAAGGGCGGCGGGATCGCCACCCTCGCCCCGACCGGTGGCACTCCGCAGATGCTGCTCCGGCACCCGGAGTCGACGTCCCAGATCGAGAGCTCGTTCTACAACGCGAAGGTCGTCTACGCGGGTGGGCGTTCCTTCATCGCGAGCGGGCGGGTCAGCGCGAGCAACGACAAGGAAGAGCTGGAGACGAAGACCATGATGGCTTTCGGCAAGTGA
- a CDS encoding PQQ-binding-like beta-propeller repeat protein: protein MTQPPQPPNEPPQGGFGAPQDTPPGGFGAPVPPPAGGFGAPQTPPAGGFGAPQTPPAGGFGAPQTPPAGPPQQPGYGYPQQPGYGYPPGPPAGQGLPPGQPPQQGYGYGYPTAPMQPQYAPPPQGGKGGKKFTAQMQIIVAAVVAVAVIIGGGIFLASGGDDKKNEVSTAGPTGGDKDGGDSGIGGGGKEKVPANTKSTVAFQLPEPKVGDVTTVDGSWLTDKAYVKTGVDEIVGYDKVKGTKLWSVPLEGQLCAASRHMSKDYRTAVVFEESKPTKAKKYPPCNQVGGIDLNTGKLMWSKSVTAATSGDEPVRFDEVTLSGTTVAAGGTEGGAAFDLNTGAERWKPKVGTDGCYDKGYGGGDALAVVRKCGTYDNPQLVIQALNPTTGAPLSSFKMPPGVEYASIVSTKPLVVAADVGDTAGDGSGISDFFSIDASTGKLLTKIAADGEKYAARCGSTEVETCQQLAVGNNRLYLPTEEHEGTGDYGDTNEIVSFDLTTGKPTSDKADAGDRYTMFPIRMDGSNIIAYKVPPYDKGGQIVSIDGSTFKQTVLMENPGDESVRDAETSFSMDYAEILYSDGRMYISEVMVSKPRESSLDDKQYLAVSFATG from the coding sequence ATGACTCAGCCGCCCCAGCCGCCCAACGAACCGCCCCAGGGCGGGTTCGGCGCCCCGCAGGACACCCCGCCCGGTGGGTTCGGGGCACCGGTACCGCCGCCCGCCGGTGGTTTCGGCGCTCCGCAGACCCCGCCCGCCGGTGGTTTCGGCGCTCCGCAGACCCCGCCCGCCGGTGGTTTCGGCGCTCCGCAGACCCCGCCTGCCGGGCCGCCGCAGCAGCCCGGTTACGGCTATCCGCAGCAGCCGGGTTACGGCTACCCGCCCGGCCCCCCGGCCGGACAGGGCCTGCCGCCCGGCCAGCCGCCGCAGCAGGGCTACGGATACGGCTACCCGACCGCCCCGATGCAGCCGCAGTACGCGCCGCCGCCGCAGGGCGGGAAGGGCGGCAAGAAGTTCACCGCGCAGATGCAGATCATCGTTGCCGCCGTGGTCGCCGTGGCGGTGATCATCGGCGGTGGCATCTTCCTCGCCTCCGGTGGCGACGACAAGAAGAACGAGGTGTCCACCGCCGGTCCCACCGGTGGGGACAAGGACGGCGGGGACAGCGGTATCGGAGGTGGCGGCAAGGAGAAGGTGCCGGCGAACACCAAGTCCACCGTGGCCTTCCAGCTGCCGGAGCCGAAGGTCGGCGACGTCACGACGGTCGACGGCTCCTGGCTGACCGACAAGGCGTATGTGAAGACCGGTGTCGACGAGATCGTCGGCTACGACAAGGTCAAGGGCACAAAGCTCTGGTCCGTTCCGCTGGAGGGCCAGCTCTGTGCTGCCTCCCGGCACATGTCGAAGGACTACAGGACGGCCGTCGTCTTCGAGGAGAGCAAGCCGACCAAGGCGAAGAAGTACCCGCCGTGCAACCAGGTCGGTGGGATCGACCTGAACACCGGAAAGCTGATGTGGAGCAAGTCGGTGACCGCCGCCACCAGCGGTGACGAGCCGGTGAGGTTCGACGAGGTCACGCTCAGCGGCACCACGGTCGCCGCGGGCGGCACCGAGGGCGGCGCCGCCTTCGACCTGAACACCGGCGCCGAGCGCTGGAAGCCGAAGGTCGGCACCGATGGCTGCTACGACAAGGGGTACGGCGGCGGTGACGCGCTCGCGGTGGTCCGCAAGTGCGGTACGTACGACAACCCGCAGCTCGTCATCCAGGCGCTGAACCCGACGACCGGCGCCCCGCTCTCGTCGTTCAAGATGCCGCCCGGTGTCGAATACGCGAGCATCGTCTCCACCAAGCCGCTGGTCGTCGCGGCCGACGTCGGCGACACCGCCGGTGACGGCAGTGGGATCTCGGACTTCTTCTCGATCGACGCGTCGACCGGAAAGCTCCTCACCAAGATCGCCGCGGACGGCGAGAAGTACGCCGCCCGCTGCGGCTCCACCGAGGTCGAGACCTGCCAGCAGCTGGCCGTCGGCAACAACCGGCTCTACCTGCCGACCGAGGAGCACGAGGGCACCGGCGACTACGGCGACACCAACGAGATCGTCTCGTTCGACCTCACCACCGGCAAGCCGACCAGCGACAAGGCCGACGCCGGCGACCGGTACACGATGTTCCCGATCCGCATGGACGGCTCCAACATCATCGCGTACAAGGTTCCCCCGTACGACAAGGGCGGCCAGATCGTCTCCATCGACGGCTCCACCTTCAAGCAGACGGTTCTCATGGAGAACCCGGGGGACGAGTCCGTCCGGGACGCGGAGACCAGCTTCTCCATGGACTACGCGGAGATCCTCTACTCGGACGGCCGGATGTACATCTCCGAGGTGATGGTGAGCAAGCCGCGGGAGAGCTCTCTCGACGACAAGCAGTACCTCGCGGTCTCGTTCGCCACCGGCTGA
- a CDS encoding LuxR C-terminal-related transcriptional regulator, with the protein MGVRLMVVDDHRLLAEALASALKLRGHRVLAAAAPTAGAAELVVSRAPEVCLFGTATPAEPGAFDPIARIKRERPQVAVVVLGPVPSPRGIAAAFAAGAAGYVRHDERIEGVERAMVKARAGEAAVAPQLLQGAFAELLNPAVQPDDEGQRLLRMLTPREVEVLVRVAEGEDTRLIAAGMRIAPSTARTHVQRVLMKLGVGSRLEAAALAARTGLLDRAAVDGTPKGPDVR; encoded by the coding sequence ATGGGCGTGCGGCTCATGGTGGTCGATGACCACAGACTGCTCGCCGAGGCGTTGGCCTCGGCGCTGAAATTGCGGGGTCACCGGGTGCTGGCGGCGGCCGCGCCGACCGCCGGTGCGGCGGAACTCGTGGTGAGCAGAGCCCCGGAGGTCTGTCTGTTCGGCACGGCGACGCCCGCCGAACCCGGGGCGTTCGACCCGATAGCCCGGATCAAGCGGGAGCGCCCACAGGTGGCGGTGGTGGTGCTCGGGCCGGTGCCGAGTCCGCGCGGGATCGCGGCGGCCTTCGCGGCCGGCGCCGCCGGATACGTCAGGCACGACGAGCGGATAGAGGGTGTCGAGCGGGCGATGGTCAAGGCGCGGGCCGGCGAGGCGGCGGTCGCGCCGCAACTGCTGCAGGGTGCCTTCGCCGAGCTGCTCAACCCGGCCGTCCAGCCGGACGACGAGGGGCAGCGACTGCTGCGGATGCTCACCCCGCGCGAGGTCGAGGTCCTGGTGCGGGTCGCGGAGGGCGAGGACACCCGGCTGATCGCGGCCGGGATGCGGATCGCGCCGAGCACCGCGCGTACGCATGTGCAGCGGGTGCTGATGAAGCTGGGGGTCGGCTCACGGCTGGAGGCCGCGGCGCTTGCGGCCCGCACCGGGCTGCTGGACCGCGCGGCGGTGGACGGAACGCCGAAGGGGCCGGACGTCCGGTGA
- a CDS encoding sodium:solute symporter family protein: protein MQYLAEGLRLPTNGLDYTILAIYFVVVLGIGFAARASVKTSLDFFLSGRSLPAWVTGLAFVAANLGATEILGMAATGAQYGVAVVHWYWIGAIPAMVFLGLVMMPFYYRSKVRSVPEFLLQRFDKSAHLLSSILFAFAAILIAGVNLYALSIVVEALLGWPQWVAIVVAGLFVLVYITIGGLSSAIYNEVLQFFVILAALIPLTLLGLKRVGGWDGLTGSLEKSHGSDFLSAWGGTGIGDANPLGANWLTIILGLGFVLSFGYWTTNFAEVQRALSAKNLSAAQRTPLIAAFPKIFIVFLVMIPGLVAAVLVPKIGTPGSDLTYNDAIPLLMQELLPNGVLGIAVTGLLAAFMAGMAANVSSFNTVFTTDIWARYVKKDQPDAYYLRFGRLITAVGVLASIGTAFIAASFSNIMSYLQTLFSFFNVPMFVVFIIGMFWKRASMKSGVWGLLAGTTAAMVNYFWIYKQGVIEIPTDQGANFVSAIVGFVAGAVVMVAVTLFTAPKPEAELAGLVYGTESPDAVEPPAEGDSAWYRKPALLGWGAIVIAALCYLPYSL, encoded by the coding sequence ATGCAATATCTGGCCGAAGGGCTCCGGCTGCCCACGAACGGGCTCGACTACACGATTCTGGCGATCTACTTCGTCGTGGTTCTCGGCATCGGCTTCGCCGCCCGGGCCAGCGTGAAGACCAGCCTCGACTTCTTTCTCTCCGGACGTTCACTGCCCGCCTGGGTGACCGGTCTCGCGTTCGTCGCGGCCAATCTCGGTGCCACCGAGATCCTCGGCATGGCGGCCACCGGCGCGCAGTACGGCGTCGCAGTCGTCCACTGGTACTGGATCGGCGCCATCCCCGCCATGGTCTTCCTCGGCCTGGTGATGATGCCCTTCTACTACCGGTCGAAGGTCCGTTCCGTACCGGAGTTCCTGCTCCAGCGCTTCGACAAGTCCGCGCACCTGCTGAGTTCCATACTCTTCGCCTTCGCCGCGATCCTGATTGCGGGCGTCAACCTGTACGCCCTGTCGATCGTCGTGGAGGCGCTCCTCGGCTGGCCGCAGTGGGTCGCGATCGTCGTCGCGGGCCTCTTCGTCCTCGTCTACATCACCATCGGCGGGCTCTCCTCGGCGATCTACAACGAGGTGCTGCAGTTCTTCGTCATCCTCGCCGCGCTCATCCCGCTCACCCTGCTGGGCCTCAAGCGCGTCGGCGGCTGGGACGGTCTGACCGGCTCGCTGGAGAAGAGCCACGGCTCCGACTTCCTCTCCGCCTGGGGCGGTACGGGCATCGGTGACGCCAACCCGCTCGGCGCCAACTGGCTGACGATCATCCTCGGCCTCGGCTTCGTGCTCTCCTTCGGCTACTGGACGACCAACTTCGCCGAGGTGCAGCGCGCCCTGTCCGCGAAGAACCTCTCGGCCGCCCAGCGCACGCCGCTGATCGCCGCGTTCCCGAAGATCTTCATCGTCTTCCTCGTGATGATCCCGGGCCTGGTCGCCGCCGTGCTCGTACCGAAGATCGGTACGCCGGGCTCGGACCTCACGTACAACGACGCGATCCCGCTGCTGATGCAGGAACTGCTGCCCAACGGTGTGCTCGGCATCGCCGTGACCGGTCTGCTGGCCGCGTTCATGGCCGGCATGGCGGCCAACGTCTCGTCGTTCAACACGGTGTTCACGACGGACATCTGGGCGCGCTACGTGAAGAAGGACCAGCCCGACGCGTACTACCTGCGGTTCGGCCGGCTGATCACAGCGGTCGGCGTACTGGCCTCCATCGGCACGGCCTTCATCGCCGCCAGCTTCTCGAACATCATGAGCTACCTCCAGACGCTGTTCTCGTTCTTCAACGTCCCGATGTTCGTTGTCTTCATCATCGGCATGTTCTGGAAGCGCGCCTCGATGAAGTCCGGGGTCTGGGGGCTCCTCGCGGGCACCACCGCCGCGATGGTCAACTACTTCTGGATCTACAAGCAGGGCGTCATCGAGATCCCGACCGACCAGGGCGCCAACTTCGTCTCCGCGATCGTCGGCTTCGTCGCCGGTGCGGTGGTCATGGTCGCCGTCACCCTTTTCACGGCTCCGAAGCCCGAGGCCGAACTCGCGGGTCTGGTGTACGGAACCGAGTCCCCGGACGCGGTGGAACCACCGGCCGAGGGCGACAGCGCCTGGTACCGCAAGCCGGCCCTGCTCGGCTGGGGCGCGATCGTCATCGCCGCCCTGTGCTACCTGCCCTACTCGCTCTGA